A region of Rhodanobacteraceae bacterium DNA encodes the following proteins:
- a CDS encoding Ammonium transporter translates to MTVTRAIVRPALAVALSSLAPAALAQSHAFNSGDTGWMLTATALVLMMTIPGLALFYAGMVRSKNVLSVMMQCFAITSLVTILWVVYAYSWAFTPAVSAGVNRIIGGMSRWFLRGLGVDSASAMAPTIPESVFMCYQMTFAIITPALIVGAFAERMKFSALLVFMGLWLSFVYAPIAHMVWGGGWLGSKGILDFAGGTVVHINAGIAGLVCALVLGKRRGHREVAMKPNNIGYTLIGASLLWVGWFGFNAGSAVAANGNAGTAMMATQIATAAAALGWMFAEWIASGRPTILGIASGAVAGLVAITPASGTCGAMGAIAIGAIAGVSCYFAATRLKNRLGYDDALDAFGVHCIGGIIGALLTGVFAAPLLGGFGNVGSAGGPGFGHQFLIQLTGVCTTLAWSGAGSFILLKITGVLCRGLRVSEEAEAEGLDLALHGEQGYHLEG, encoded by the coding sequence ATGACCGTCACCCGCGCGATCGTCCGCCCCGCCCTGGCTGTCGCGCTGTCGAGCCTGGCGCCCGCGGCGCTGGCCCAATCGCATGCGTTCAACAGCGGCGACACCGGCTGGATGCTGACTGCCACGGCGCTCGTGCTGATGATGACCATCCCCGGCCTCGCGCTGTTCTACGCCGGCATGGTGCGCTCCAAGAACGTGCTCAGCGTGATGATGCAGTGCTTTGCCATCACTTCGCTGGTGACGATCCTGTGGGTGGTCTACGCCTACAGCTGGGCGTTCACCCCGGCGGTGAGCGCAGGCGTCAACCGGATCATCGGCGGGATGTCGCGCTGGTTCCTGCGCGGTCTCGGCGTGGACTCCGCCAGCGCGATGGCGCCGACCATTCCCGAGTCGGTCTTCATGTGCTACCAGATGACCTTCGCCATCATCACCCCGGCGTTGATCGTCGGCGCGTTCGCCGAGCGCATGAAATTTTCGGCGCTGCTGGTGTTCATGGGCCTGTGGCTGAGCTTCGTGTATGCGCCCATCGCGCACATGGTGTGGGGCGGCGGCTGGCTGGGGTCGAAGGGCATTCTCGACTTCGCCGGCGGCACCGTGGTGCACATCAACGCCGGCATCGCCGGCCTGGTGTGCGCGCTGGTGCTGGGCAAGCGCCGCGGCCACCGCGAAGTGGCGATGAAACCCAACAACATCGGCTACACGCTGATCGGCGCCTCGCTGTTGTGGGTCGGCTGGTTCGGCTTCAACGCCGGCTCGGCGGTGGCGGCCAACGGCAATGCCGGCACCGCGATGATGGCCACCCAGATCGCCACCGCCGCCGCGGCGCTCGGCTGGATGTTCGCGGAGTGGATCGCCTCCGGCAGGCCAACCATCCTCGGCATCGCCTCCGGCGCGGTCGCCGGGCTCGTGGCGATTACCCCGGCGTCCGGCACCTGCGGCGCGATGGGCGCCATCGCCATCGGCGCGATCGCCGGCGTGTCGTGCTATTTCGCCGCCACCCGGCTCAAGAACAGACTGGGCTACGACGACGCGCTGGATGCGTTCGGCGTGCACTGCATCGGCGGCATCATCGGCGCGCTGTTGACCGGCGTGTTTGCGGCGCCGCTGCTGGGCGGTTTCGGCAACGTCGGTTCCGCAGGCGGGCCCGGCTTCGGCCACCAGTTCCTGATCCAGTTGACCGGCGTGTGCACCACGCTGGCATGGAGCGGCGCCGGCAGTTTCATCCTGCTGAAGATCACCGGCGTGCTGTGCCGCGGCCTGCGCGTCAGCGAGGAAGCCGAGGCCGAGGGCCTGGACCTGGCGTTGCATGGCGAGCAGGGCTATCACCTGGAGGGGTGA
- a CDS encoding Nitrogen regulatory protein P-II produces MKWVTAIIKPFKLDDVREAIAATGVQGLTVTEVKGFGRQKGHTELYRGAEYVVDFLPKLKLEIAVPDELLEQTVEAIVQAARTGKIGDGKVFVADLEQVMRIRTSETGPDAL; encoded by the coding sequence ATGAAATGGGTCACCGCGATCATCAAGCCGTTCAAGCTGGACGACGTGCGCGAGGCGATCGCCGCGACCGGCGTGCAGGGTCTGACCGTCACCGAAGTCAAGGGCTTCGGTCGCCAGAAAGGGCACACGGAGCTCTACCGCGGCGCCGAGTACGTGGTCGATTTCCTGCCCAAGCTGAAACTGGAAATTGCCGTGCCCGACGAACTGCTGGAGCAGACGGTCGAGGCCATCGTGCAAGCCGCGCGCACCGGCAAGATCGGCGACGGCAAGGTCTTCGTCGCCGACCTGGAACAGGTGATGCGCATCCGCACGTCCGAGACCGGCCCCGATGCGTTGTGA